The Bacillota bacterium nucleotide sequence TCCGCTACACCATCTGGTCAAGAGTCCTGGCCGCGGGCATCGGAGGGCTGTTACTCCTGTTCTACCGTCCGATAGGCGTGATGAGGGTTTTCCGCGGCCGCTACCCGTATCTTTTCAAGGGTTTCATCGGAGTGGTGGTAACCACTGTGGCTGCTTTTCTTTTCAATGACTCGGGTACCGTGGCGGCGGCGACGGCAACCATATTCGGCATCCCACCGCTGTTGTATATCTTCCTAAGGGAAACTGATTAAAATGCGGTTAGGCTATTTTAACGGCCCGCGGGGAGCGTTTGCGGGGATGCTCGAAGAGGGAATGGTATACCCTATGTCCGAAGGCTTTTCCGGGAAGCCGTCGGTGGAAGGTATTCCCCTTGAAGGTCTCGGGGTTCTTGCCCCTTGCCGTCCCGGTAAGATCGTGTGCGTAGGGCTTAATTACCGCGACCATGCCACAGAACTGGGTTTTGCTTATCCCGAAGAGCCGGTGTTGTTTTTGAAGCCGCCGACCGCTTTAATCGGGCCCGGTGAAGATATCGTTTACCCGCCGATGGCCGGACAGGTCGACTACGAGGCCGAGCTGGCGGTGGTGATCGGTGCGACCACCCGGCGGGTCAGCAGCGATGCCGCACCGGAGCACATCCTCGGTTATACATGTGCGAACGACATTACGGCGCGCGACCTCCAGAAAAAGGACGGACAGTGGACGCGGGCGAAATCTTTTGACACATTTTGCCCGTTGGGCCCTTATATTGTAACAGGCGCCGACATGTGTCATTCGGAGATTTCTCTTTATTTAAACGGGGTTCGGAAACAGTTTTCCAATATCCGCAACCTGATTTTCGATGTAAACTATCTGGTAAGCTTTGTGTCTCATGTTATGACACTCCACCCCGAAGACGTCATCCTGACGGGTACCCCGAGCGGTGTAGGACCGCTTCAAACGGGTGATATCGTGGTTGTCGATATTGAAGGGATCGGCAGACTCGAAAACAGGGTGGCGATGGAATAATAAATTTATCCCAGGCTAAGATTTTGTTGACAACAAGGGGGGATGTGTTAAAATTGTGATTGACTGTTTTACGCGAACCACTATATGTTGCTTGACCGGGACCTTGCAAGTTGTTGAATTGCCGGGGAACCCAGCTAAAAGGCGGTGTAACTTAAGAAATATTTTGCAAAGGGGGAGATAAATGAAATGAAACCTTTGGGTCGGCATATCTTAGCCGAAATTTACGGCTGTGATTTTAATATGCTGAACGACATGAAGCTGGTTGAGAAAATCATGGTCGATGCCGCACTCGAGGCAGGAGCAGAAGTTCGGGAGTGTGTGTTTCATCAGTTTAGTCCCCAGGGGATTAGTGGGGTCGTAGTGATTTCAGAATCGCACCTTGCGATTCATACATGGCCGGAACTCGGTTACGCGGCGGTGGACGTGTTCACCTGCGGCGAGAGGGTTGATCCGTGGCACGCGTGCGATTATCTTAAGCGTCATTTTTGCGCCACGGACATAGTGGCCACGGAGCAAGAGCGGGGGATTATCCCGCCGGAATATGACCAGTCAGCCCAAGCGATTTAGGGGGGGTTTTTATTAGTACGGGTTTAGAAAAGAAAAGGATTTCGACTTAGGCCTTGCAAACAGAAAGGGAGTTTTGCAGGGTCTATTTGTTTTATCCGGTCTTTGCAAAAGGGGCCTGCGTTCGGCTTAACTCAGGAAACTTCTGAAAGATGCAGGAAAAACAGGCGCTCCATGCGAATATATTGTTTTCATAAGGCGCAAGGGAGGAACCGGTTTGGACTGTTCGGAGTTGCTGCTGCCGATACGTGAAGAACTTGACGAAGTGCATAAGGCGGTGGCCGAAGCGGTTAAAAGAAGCGGGGGCATCGACTATAGCGTTTTGCAGAAGGACAATATCATTGAATATAATATTCGCCCGGCACTGGTATATGCAGCGGCGCATTTATGCGGGCTGGATTCTGCAAGTGTGGTTCCTGTGGCAAAGGCGGTCCAGTTTATTTTTTTTGCAACCGTTGTTCATGACCGGGCGGTGAAGTTAGAAGATATAGCCTGCGACGACCTCAAGGCGTTGATACTCCTCGGTGATTATCTTTTCAGCGCTTCTTTCAGGGTTCTCGCCGAGGCCGGAATGCAGCAGTTGCTTGTACCGCTGTCTAAGGTTGTGTGCGCCGAGTGCGAGGCGGCGGTTGAGCCCGCAAAGAACGGGGAGATTGAACCAGGCGTCCTGAAAAAGGAATCGGCTCTTTTGTTCGGGGAATGCTGCCGGCTGCCAGGCATGCTGGCAGGGGTTGATTTTGTCGACCGGATTTACGCTTACGGGATCAGCCTGGGAATGGTATACGGTTGCCTGAAGCGTAAGGTTTCCTCGTTTCAAGCCGCAGGTTACATTAAGGAAGCACGGGAAGCCTTGTTGAAATTACCCCTTGCTCCCGCGCGGCAGCAGCTAAAAGAAGCGTTGGACCTGGTTACCGTGAGCATTGCGGGTTTGGAGGCCGCCGCAACGAAGTAGGAGGCGGTAGCCAGTAGAAGATAGTAGGTAGAAGATAGAAGCGAGATGCGGGAGAACGGGAAGCAAGAGGCAGGAATGGACAGTGGGAATAGGAGTCGATATTCGGGAATCAGGATCGCGGAACCCTTACTCGTAAAGTACGTCAGGCCCGCGCAACGCAAGGAGAAGTAATGGATTATCCTCAGGAATACCGAAAGAAAGAAGTTTACGTTCATAAACTTTTCGCAAGCATTGCCCACCGTTATGACCTTCTGAACACGTTATTAAGTCTGAACCGGGACAAGCACTGGAGGCGTTTTGCCGTGGCCCAGTGCGGTCTTGAGGATGGGGGTTACGGGCTTGATGTCTGTTGCGGGACGGGAATGCTTGCGCTGGAACAGGCTAAAGCGACGGGACTCCGGGGGAGGATCGTAGGTGTTGATTTCTGCGAAGAGATGCTGGCGAAAGGACGGAAAAACATCGCCGGAACGGCCTATAAAGATATAATCGAATTAATTCGGGGAAACGCTATGGATTTACCGTTTCCGGACGACACCTTTGATTGTGCCACCATCGGCTTCGCCTTGAGAAACGTACCCAGCATCCGGCGTACGATCGAGGAGATGATGCGCGTTGTTCGTCCGGGAGGGCGCGTGGTGTCACTTGAATTTGCCAAACCGAGTTTCCCGGTTTTTAAACAGATCTATCATGTTTATTGTAATCGGCTGGTACCATTCATTGGGCGCCTCGGTGCGGGAATAGACGGCCCTTACAGCTATCTGCCGAACTCGATGAAGGCTTTTCCGCACCAGAAAGAGATAAGAAACCTTTTCGCGGCGGTGGGGCTTGCAGACGCCCGGTGTCACGAGCTTACGGGCGGGATTGTTGCGGTGCACGTCGGTACGAAAAGGTAAAGAGGGGTTATTCACAACAAAGGACACAGAGATTAATCAACCGCCAGGACGCCAAGGGAACCAAAATGCGGAACGCATAAAATCTGAAAAACACTATTATTATAACGTTTTGTGCCCTAAGGGCAGCGAAGGCATGTTTATAAGGATGAAAATATCGATTTGGAAACAGCGGTTTAACTGTTGTCATATGTTTTCCTTGCCCCATGGTGTTTTTGGCGTCTTGGCGGTTTAATTATTTCCCGAGGAGTGGTTGTTTTGGGCTACCGGGACCTCCGGGAGTTCATGAAAGCCCTGGAGCAGAAG carries:
- the ubiE gene encoding bifunctional demethylmenaquinone methyltransferase/2-methoxy-6-polyprenyl-1,4-benzoquinol methylase UbiE gives rise to the protein MDYPQEYRKKEVYVHKLFASIAHRYDLLNTLLSLNRDKHWRRFAVAQCGLEDGGYGLDVCCGTGMLALEQAKATGLRGRIVGVDFCEEMLAKGRKNIAGTAYKDIIELIRGNAMDLPFPDDTFDCATIGFALRNVPSIRRTIEEMMRVVRPGGRVVSLEFAKPSFPVFKQIYHVYCNRLVPFIGRLGAGIDGPYSYLPNSMKAFPHQKEIRNLFAAVGLADARCHELTGGIVAVHVGTKR
- a CDS encoding fumarylacetoacetate hydrolase family protein translates to MSEGFSGKPSVEGIPLEGLGVLAPCRPGKIVCVGLNYRDHATELGFAYPEEPVLFLKPPTALIGPGEDIVYPPMAGQVDYEAELAVVIGATTRRVSSDAAPEHILGYTCANDITARDLQKKDGQWTRAKSFDTFCPLGPYIVTGADMCHSEISLYLNGVRKQFSNIRNLIFDVNYLVSFVSHVMTLHPEDVILTGTPSGVGPLQTGDIVVVDIEGIGRLENRVAME
- the speD gene encoding adenosylmethionine decarboxylase codes for the protein MKPLGRHILAEIYGCDFNMLNDMKLVEKIMVDAALEAGAEVRECVFHQFSPQGISGVVVISESHLAIHTWPELGYAAVDVFTCGERVDPWHACDYLKRHFCATDIVATEQERGIIPPEYDQSAQAI